Proteins encoded in a region of the Sphingomonas sp. HMP9 genome:
- a CDS encoding HdaA/DnaA family protein: MTQIALPLGWPADPRDDAFLVTPSNSRAVHTLEHTATWPVMTAILTGPRKSGRSLLARIFAAKSGGTIIDDAERVPETQLFHAWNRAQEEHRPLLIVADAAPPEWKVKLPDLRSRLAASPIAAIGAPDDELMRLLLAHLFERRSLDARPDLIDWLATRIERSHITVTRTVDALDQEAMERRKRLSIPLARTTLTEAGLILRPQLALDLPLFTSP, encoded by the coding sequence ATGACTCAAATCGCGCTGCCACTCGGTTGGCCGGCGGACCCTCGCGACGACGCCTTCCTGGTTACCCCCTCCAATTCGCGGGCCGTCCACACGCTGGAGCATACCGCGACGTGGCCTGTCATGACCGCCATCCTCACCGGCCCGCGCAAATCGGGCCGCAGCCTGCTCGCACGCATCTTCGCGGCGAAGAGCGGCGGCACGATCATCGACGATGCCGAGCGCGTACCCGAGACGCAGTTGTTCCACGCCTGGAACCGCGCGCAGGAGGAGCATCGGCCGCTCCTGATCGTCGCCGATGCGGCGCCGCCCGAATGGAAGGTGAAGCTCCCGGACCTCCGCTCGCGTCTTGCCGCCAGCCCGATCGCGGCGATCGGTGCGCCCGACGACGAACTCATGCGGCTGCTGCTCGCGCATCTGTTCGAACGGCGGAGCCTCGATGCGCGACCCGATCTGATCGACTGGCTCGCCACCCGAATTGAGCGTAGTCATATTACCGTAACGCGAACCGTCGATGCGCTCGATCAGGAGGCGATGGAACGCCGCAAGCGCTTGTCCATTCCTCTTGCACGAACGACCCTCACCGAGGCCGGGCTGATCCTGCGGCCACAGCTTGCCCTGGATCTGCCGCTCTTTACGTCACCATAA